Proteins encoded within one genomic window of Panicum virgatum strain AP13 chromosome 1N, P.virgatum_v5, whole genome shotgun sequence:
- the LOC120653309 gene encoding 3-phosphoshikimate 1-carboxyvinyltransferase 2-like yields the protein MIEGPQADTGREKSCLATPSGSGIFARSPEVTWTETSVTVTGSPREPFGRTHLKAIDVNMNKMTDVAMTLSVVALFADGLTAIRDVASWRVKETERMVAIRTELTKLGASVGEGPDYCITTPPEKLNITAIDTYDDHRMAMAISLAACAEVPVTIRDPGCTPGSRRRLVE from the exons ATGATCGAAGGTCCTCAAGCGGACACTGGAAGGGAAAAGAGCTGCCTCGCGACCCCAAGTGGCTCAGGAATCTTTGCAAGGTCACCCGAAG TTACGTGGACCGAGACAAGTGTAACTGTTACTGGTTCACCGCGGGAGCCTTTTGGGAGGACACACCTTAAAGCCATTGATGTCAACATGAACAAAATGACTGATGTCGCCATGACTCTTTCTGTGGTTGCTCTATTTGCTGATGGCCTAACTGCTATTAGAGATG TGGCTTCCTGGAGAGTGAAGGAGACCGAGAGGATGGTCGCGATCCGGACTGAGCTAACTAAG CTCGGTGCATCAGTTGGGGAAGGTCCTGATTACTGCATCACAACGCCACCAGAAAAGCTGAACATAACCGCAATCGACACCTATGACGACCACAGGatggccatggccatctccctcgccgcctgcgccgagGTGCCTGTTACAATCAGGGACCCCGGGTGCACCCCGGGCAGCAGGAGGCGTTTGGTGGAGTAG
- the LOC120655175 gene encoding uncharacterized protein LOC120655175, which yields MAPAGKQQQQQGQGAVVAAEPGAARRLWRVVRAVLYMLRRGLPSGRKLAMDLSLLLHRGKIAGKALGELFLAFHHGRHGAAFPYAGGAGHGAFSCRALDPSLAVHEPAPRGRREVEFSCSNTPSAGPSRSGGGLGLLGAGKRRRRGTHHDDSASGGYLQHSTYYDAAEVARVFEMLNGDDGDHCYRAFISDDAEPTSAASATPSPAQLLYWAVARSPAVAAAAKGRRAPRATDSPADGAAGVDRQADEFIRRFYEQLRAQRSAASTPDYYGHAAGASPYTTPRARRPVAAGIA from the coding sequence ATGGCGCCCGccgggaagcagcagcagcagcagggccagggcgcggtggtggcggcggagccgggcgcggcgcggcggctgtgGCGCGTGGTGCGCGCCGTGCTGTACATGCTGCGCCGGGGCCTGCCGTCGGGCCGCAAGCTCGCCATGGACctcagcctcctcctccaccgcggcAAGATCGCGGGGAAGGCGCTCGGCGAGCTCTTCCTCGCCTTCCACCACGGCCGCCACGGCGCCGCCTTCCCctacgccggcggcgccgggcacGGGGCCTTCTCGTGCCGCGCGCTCGACCCGAGCCTCGCGGTCCACGAGCCCGCGCcgcgggggcggcgcgaggTCGAGTTCAGCTGCAGCAACACCCCCTCCGCCGGCCCCTCCAGAAGCGGCGGGgggctcggcctcctcggcgccggcaagcgccgccgccgcggcacccaCCACGACGACAGCGCCTCCGGCGGCTACCTGCAGCACAGCACCTACTACGACGCGGCCGAGGTGGCCCGGGTGTTCGAGATGCTcaacggcgacgacggcgaccacTGCTACCGCGCCTTCATCAGCGACGACGCCGAGcccaccagcgccgcctccgcgacGCCGTCCCCCGCGCAGCTGCTGTACTGGGCGGTGGCGCGCAGccccgccgtggcggcggcggcgaagggccGCAgggcgccgcgcgccaccgacTCGCCCGCGGACGGCGCCGCGGGGGTGGACCGGCAGGCGGACGAGTTCATCCGGCGGTTCTACGAGCAGCTCCGCGCGCAGAGGAGCGCCGCGTCCACCCCGGACTACtacggccacgccgccggcgccagccCCTACACcaccccgcgcgcgcggcggcccgtcgccgccggcatCGCCTAG
- the LOC120653308 gene encoding early nodulin-like protein 2, translating to MYHLIAPRRVPRSVGQWLQRPPRPAAVLVVAVCLLQAAVSAAAKGTRYTVGGADRWRVPPPEDKERFYADWAANITFYVDDSVGTPCCLPHPAHAPSSRLDRSSSAEFVYKNDSVIKVGKAGYYHCNETAPDAAPRDGTALFVLDAPGPAYFASADLDHCNMGQRLMVDVLADRAAAPGPWAPGPSSAQHSSAAPTPAARAVVLVPSPWRWRSVSFEQLQSC from the exons ATGT ATCATCTGATCGCACCGCGGCGCGTTCCTCGCTCGGTTGGGCAATGGCTGCAGCGGCCACCACgtcccgccgccgtcctcgtcgtcgccgtctgccTCCTGCAGGCGGCGGTGTccgcggcggcgaaggggaCGCGGTACACGGTGGGCGGGGCGGACAGGtggcgcgtgccgccgccggaggacaAGGAGAGGTTCTACGCCGACTGGGCCGCCAACATCACCTTCTACGTCGACGACTCCGTCGGTACC CCATGCTGCTTGCCGCATCCAGCACATGCACCCTCATCACGCTTGGATCGATCGTCCTCTGCAGAGTTCGTGTACAAGAACGACTCGGTGATCAAGGTGGGCAAGGCGGGGTACTACCACTGCAACGAGACTGCCCCCGACGCGGCGCCGCGGGACGGCACCGCGCTCTTCGTCCTCGACGCCCCCGGCCCGGCCTACTTTGCCAGCGCCGACCTCGACCACTGCAACATGGGGCAGCGGCTCATGGTCGACGTCCTCGCcgaccgcgcggcggcgcccgggccGTGGGCGCCGGGCCCGTCGTCCGCGCAGcactcctccgccgcgccgacccCCGCTGCTCGCGCCGTCGTCCTGGTGCCGTCGCCTTGGCGCTGGCGGTCGGTTTCGTTTGAGCAACTGCAGTCGTGTTAG
- the LOC120655177 gene encoding protein NONRESPONDING TO OXYLIPINS 2, mitochondrial-like isoform X2, protein MASRLHSFARPAAAAFLRSAASRSPAGSLPRSLAPVPRAPGVGRRMALARSLQPLHSAVSAARLTSRLGAEVARAVSQETGLSVPR, encoded by the exons ATGGCGTCGCGCCTCCACTCCttcgcccgccccgccgccgcggccttccTCCGCTCCGCAGCCAGCCGGAGCCCCGCCGGTTCCCTCCCCCGCTCCCTCGCTCCCGTCCCCAG GGCTCCCGGCGTGGGGCGTCGGATGGCTCTGGCGCGGTCGCTGCAGCCTCTGCACAGCGCGGTGTCGGCGGCGCGGCTGACGTCGCGGCTGGGGGCGGAGGTGGCCCGGGCCGTGTCGCAGG AGACGGGTCTCAGTGTCCCTCGATAA
- the LOC120655176 gene encoding uncharacterized protein LOC120655176, with protein sequence MAPNGEAPAMAAAVAPLLATIIGSFGSGEHRRQQRVPSSHELRSCVADHDSKETELLGDDGFGGGGGDPRDAARPAAEVEDAQCECCGMSEECTPAYIGAVRRRFSGRWVCGLCAEAVAEEAGKNGGDRDAALVAHMAVCRRFNGFGRTHQALFQADAVIDIVRRLAGSPRSPKFSAGTRAIGDGAKNGLAGNSRCMALVAGARNDQVATN encoded by the coding sequence ATGGCGCCCAACGGAGAAGCACCGGCCATGGCAGCCGCCGTGGCGCCGCTCCTGGCGACGATCATCGGCAGCTTCGGCAGCGGCGAGCACAGGCGGCAGCAGAGGGTCCCGTCGTCCCACGAGCTCCGCAGCTGCGTCGCCGACCACGACAGCAAGGAAACGGAGCTGCTCGGCGACGACggtttcggcggcggcggcggcgacccgcgggacgccgcgcgcccggcggcggaggtggaggacgcCCAGTGTGAGTGCTGCGGCATGTCGGAGGAGTGCACCCCGGCGTACATCGGCGCGGTGCGGCGCCGCTTCTCGGGGCGGTGGGTGTGCGGGCTCTGCGCCGAGGCCGTGGCCGAGGAGGCCGGCAAGAACGGCGGCGACCGGGACGCCGCGCTCGTGGCGCACATGGCCGTGTGCCGCCGGTTCAACGGCTTCGGGAGGACGCACCAGGCGCTCTTCCAGGCCGACGCCGTGATCGACATCGTGAGGAGGCTCGCGGGGTCGCCGAGGTCGCCCAAGTTCAGCGCCGGGACGAGAGCCATCGGTGACGGCGCCAAGAACGGCCTCGCCGGCAACTCCAGGTGCatggcgctcgtcgccggcgcacGCAACGATCAGGTGGCGACCAACTAG
- the LOC120655177 gene encoding protein NONRESPONDING TO OXYLIPINS 2, mitochondrial-like isoform X1, which yields MASRLHSFARPAAAAFLRSAASRSPAGSLPRSLAPVPRAPGVGRRMALARSLQPLHSAVSAARLTSRLGAEVARAVSQGTLCSSYPGV from the exons ATGGCGTCGCGCCTCCACTCCttcgcccgccccgccgccgcggccttccTCCGCTCCGCAGCCAGCCGGAGCCCCGCCGGTTCCCTCCCCCGCTCCCTCGCTCCCGTCCCCAG GGCTCCCGGCGTGGGGCGTCGGATGGCTCTGGCGCGGTCGCTGCAGCCTCTGCACAGCGCGGTGTCGGCGGCGCGGCTGACGTCGCGGCTGGGGGCGGAGGTGGCCCGGGCCGTGTCGCAGGGTACGCTCTGCAGTTCCTACCCGGGAGTCTGA
- the LOC120655178 gene encoding protein phosphatase 1 regulatory inhibitor subunit PPP1R7 homolog, translating to MASGEGAGDPRAAAASGEAEAKMETGEQEGPVLCLDLTSYQLHDLSEVEIPPTLEEVDLTANRLSSVDPRIGRLAGLRKLSFRQNLLDDAAVAPLSSWDAIAGLQELVLRDNKLTRIPDATIFKGLLIFDVSFNEISSLTGLSKVSSTLKELYVSKNEVAKMEELEHFHALEILELGSNRLRVMENLESLTNLQELWLGRNRIRTVNLCGLKLIKKISLQSNRLTSMDGFQECIALEELYLSHNGIQKMEGLSTLQNLRVLDVSSNKLTAIENIETLTRLEDLWLNDNQIPSLDGIEAALAGSREKLTTIYLERNPCARTPNYSSTLKQKFPNLEQIDSDIIA from the exons ATGGCCTCCGGCGAGGGTGCCGGCGATCCGCGGGCCGCGGCCGCCAGCGGTGAGGCAGAGGCCAAGATGGAGACGGGGGAGCAGGAGGGGCCGGTGCTGTGCCTCGACCTGACGAGCTACCAGCTGCACGATCTGAGCGAGGTGGAGATCCCGCCCACGCTGGAGGAGGTCGACCTCACCGCCAACCGCCTCTCTTCCGTCGACCCGCGCATCGGCCGACTCGCCGGCCTCCGCAAGCTCTCCTTCCGCCAGAACCTCCTCGACGATGCCGCCGTGGCGCCGCTCTCGTCCTGGGACGCAATCGCCGGATTGCAG GAGTTGGTCCTTAGAGATAACAAACTTACAAGGATTCCTGATGCCACCATCTTCAAAGGTCTCCTGATTTTCGATGTATCATTCAATGAGATATCTTCCTTGACTGGGCTGTCCAAGGTTTCCAGCACATTGAAGGAACTTTATGTTTCAAAAAATGAAGTGGCAAAGATGGAAGAACTTGAACACTTCCATGCATTGGAAATTCTTGAACTTGGCAGCAACAGATTAAGG GTGATGGAAAATCTTGAAAGCTTGACAAATCTACAAGAGCTATGGCTGGGAAGAAATCGAATTCGAACTGTAAACTTGTGTGGTTTGAAACTGATCAAGAAAATAAGTTTGCAAAGCAACAGATTAACTTCAATGGATGGGTTTCAG GAATGTATTGCATTAGAGGAACTGTACCTCAGCCATAATGGTATTCAAAAGATGGAAGGCCTCTCTACCTTGCAGAACCTCCGTGTTTTGGATGTTTCATCTAACAAGCTAACCGCTATAGAAAATATTGAAACCTTAACCAG GTTGGAGGACCTGTGGTTGAATGACAACCAAATACCATCACTAGATGGAATAGAGGCTGCTTTGGCTGGTTCACGGGAGAAATTGACAACCATATATCTTGAGCGAAATCCCTGT GCAAGAACTCCAAATTACTCATCCACATTGAAGCAAAAATTTCCGAACCTTGAGCAAATTGATTCAGATATTATAGCATGA